One stretch of Rhodopirellula islandica DNA includes these proteins:
- a CDS encoding phosphatidylserine decarboxylase: protein MDEIVYHDRYTGEDRIEKVYGDKALRWTYGSIAGRLSLSLVVKRTLFSHWYGWRMDQPKTRDKIAPFIQDYELDADEFVRDVGEFANFNEFFFRKLKPEARPIDGDPNSVVFPADGRHLCVPDLSKCEGLFVKGEMFDLPTLLQDSALADRYASGSLLLSRLCPVDYHRFHFPAAGVPGESRLINGPLYSVNPIALRQNIHILTSNKRCLTPLETESFGTVLLLEIGATCVGSICQTYSPGQAISKGDEKGYFRFGGSSTMVLFEPGRIQFDADLIENSRQHRELYARMGDHLGTRLP from the coding sequence ATGGATGAAATCGTCTATCACGACCGATACACCGGCGAAGACCGCATCGAAAAGGTGTATGGCGACAAAGCATTGCGTTGGACGTATGGCAGCATCGCCGGGCGTCTCTCGCTTTCCTTGGTTGTGAAACGAACGCTGTTCTCGCATTGGTACGGTTGGCGAATGGACCAACCGAAGACACGCGACAAGATCGCTCCGTTCATCCAAGACTATGAACTCGATGCGGATGAGTTCGTGCGTGACGTGGGTGAGTTCGCCAACTTCAACGAGTTCTTCTTTCGCAAGCTGAAACCCGAAGCTCGCCCGATCGATGGGGATCCGAACTCGGTGGTCTTCCCCGCGGACGGCCGGCATCTTTGCGTTCCCGACCTATCGAAATGCGAAGGGCTGTTTGTCAAAGGCGAGATGTTCGATCTGCCGACACTGCTGCAAGACTCTGCCCTCGCGGATCGCTACGCGAGCGGCAGCCTGCTGCTTTCGCGACTGTGCCCGGTCGACTATCACCGATTTCACTTTCCCGCCGCCGGCGTGCCTGGCGAGAGCCGCTTGATCAACGGACCGCTGTATTCCGTCAATCCAATTGCCTTGCGTCAGAACATTCACATTCTGACCAGCAACAAACGCTGCCTCACGCCGCTCGAGACGGAGTCCTTTGGAACGGTGTTGTTGCTGGAGATTGGTGCCACCTGTGTCGGCAGCATCTGCCAAACCTACTCACCCGGCCAAGCCATTTCAAAGGGTGACGAAAAAGGCTACTTTCGATTTGGCGGTTCCTCGACGATGGTCCTGTTTGAACCAGGCCGAATCCAATTCGATGCGGACCTCATTGAAAACTCACGCCAACACCGCGAACTCTACGCTCGCATGGGCGACCACTTGGGAACACGCCTGCCGTAA